One uncultured Alphaproteobacteria bacterium genomic region harbors:
- a CDS encoding exported hypothetical protein (Evidence 5 : No homology to any previously reported sequences) produces MKRLPSLSALAALALSACATPPPTYAPAAGLTPETGATITGSRDSFADSPYSSRITVLKIDGVITEAGIATFSQWDDRELVAPGPHSLEVRATLIKYGLSARIGAAVIPFAARAGESYAVRSWARPDQETDRERMDLWVEAANGDRSSPVVTVPVFLPRGGPVVVPATKNSPMMILDQ; encoded by the coding sequence ATGAAGCGTCTCCCGAGCCTCAGCGCCCTTGCCGCGCTCGCGCTGTCCGCCTGCGCCACGCCGCCCCCGACCTACGCGCCCGCTGCGGGGCTGACGCCCGAAACCGGCGCGACGATCACCGGCAGCCGGGACAGCTTCGCGGACTCTCCCTACTCCAGCCGCATCACCGTGCTCAAGATCGACGGCGTGATCACCGAAGCGGGGATCGCGACGTTCTCGCAATGGGACGACCGGGAACTCGTCGCGCCCGGCCCCCACAGTCTCGAAGTGCGGGCGACGCTGATCAAGTACGGCCTGAGCGCGCGCATCGGCGCCGCGGTGATTCCCTTTGCGGCGCGCGCGGGCGAAAGCTACGCGGTGCGAAGCTGGGCGCGGCCGGACCAGGAAACCGACCGGGAGCGGATGGACCTGTGGGTGGAGGCGGCGAACGGCGACCGCAGTTCGCCGGTGGTGACGGTGCCGGTGTTCCTGCCGCGCGGCGGTCCGGTGGTGGTGCCCGCCACCAAGAATTCGCCGATGATGATCCTCGATCAGTGA
- a CDS encoding putative AsmA (Evidence 3 : Function proposed based on presence of conserved amino acid motif, structural feature or limited homology), producing MSMRKSLRYGLVALFGVAVLAVVLPMVLVDEAAIKREIARAVENRTGRTLEIQGDLDFSLLPTPRFAAEGVRLANWPDSAEPWMVEVAKVSVTVSPLDLLKGEVVARAIELDRPRVLLERRAGRGNWNFVPPGQIPGRVGVRSGGLISTANAQTADDDGDGFSFRRLSVRDGRVAYRDGGGGRNVDVVAIALDVEAEGVEGPFRGRGSATVGNRAVAFDGDVGRIQGGRAVPVRFNARTGSLAAKIDGLLLRDTDAGPVLKAAADLSAADAAALLSEWGIAAPAPLAGRAFALGGQLRLDANDGELDEGQLRLGPASAAAGAHWSFEGSRPRVGLRLAAQSFDLDAWTAQRAAAAPGFALVAAAAAAEPAPPFVLPLPKDVDLAFDVSAASVVWRGQAAQSVVAEGEVSRGDLVINQVSAELPGAAQVRAFGFVGGGAAMRNLDLTVQASAANLRGVLDWLGADVSGVPSDRLRRAGLAAQISGGKDDLLRVRDIDLALDATRARGALDLRWGTRPAFGLSLAVDQLNLDAYRPAPVAPRANASPAVAGEMPPPAADRPWQGFDANLDLSVGRLTVGGQPFDRVSAKGAWQGGVLDVAALAADLGGAGHLRGSGRVRTVGEGAPRFEGVKADVTTPRADRLLGLLPFEAPAFTRDWRGLSATLAADGPLADLRLDAAVRLGEVSASLAGRFDGVKGRPAADGELRLAAPTLGALVHVFGGDLPADLAKKGKVAATAPIVARDTGYAVPAVSITAGDVAISGSAEVRTDGPRPFVGVRLEGNTLPWPSVAALPAATRVATAPVSGFFPVAAQPAAKTPAWAVLRDFDGELTARFDTVLAPNLRADAAEAALRLNQGIVTLDRAAARLLGGDVSGRGRADLTGATAKIEASFRAKDVTVASNSPLFGGNAPIAGRVDLEAEGAATGNDRDALLRALDGKGRLSVTQGSFAGANLGAVNERLNRIRNLQDILGALDAGSRGRTAFDTLTGTFVVENGVLRSDDLALAAPAGTASAKGRADLAAETLDADLRFTLDNLRDAPPLGIRLAGAWAAPRVAFDTNAFQQHVLKKGLGDFLKSLSKPQSGEPPAPKAIKPKDVLREILAPIPRDSGAAQ from the coding sequence ATGTCGATGCGGAAGTCGTTGCGTTACGGGCTGGTCGCCCTTTTCGGGGTCGCCGTGCTGGCGGTCGTTTTGCCGATGGTGCTGGTCGACGAGGCCGCGATCAAGCGCGAGATCGCCCGCGCGGTCGAGAACCGCACCGGCCGCACCCTCGAAATCCAGGGCGACCTCGATTTCTCGCTGCTGCCGACGCCGCGCTTCGCGGCCGAGGGCGTGCGCCTCGCCAACTGGCCCGACAGCGCCGAACCGTGGATGGTCGAGGTGGCGAAGGTGTCGGTCACGGTATCGCCGCTCGACCTCCTGAAGGGCGAAGTCGTCGCCCGCGCGATCGAACTCGACCGGCCGCGGGTGCTGCTGGAGCGCCGCGCCGGGCGCGGCAACTGGAACTTCGTGCCGCCCGGGCAGATTCCCGGCCGCGTCGGGGTGCGCTCGGGCGGGCTGATCTCGACCGCGAACGCGCAGACCGCCGACGACGACGGCGACGGGTTCAGCTTCCGCCGCCTGAGCGTTCGCGACGGCCGCGTCGCCTATCGCGACGGCGGCGGCGGCCGGAATGTCGACGTCGTCGCGATCGCCCTCGACGTCGAGGCCGAAGGCGTCGAGGGGCCGTTCCGCGGGCGCGGCTCCGCCACCGTCGGCAACCGCGCGGTTGCGTTCGACGGCGACGTCGGGCGGATTCAGGGCGGCCGCGCCGTGCCGGTCCGCTTCAATGCCCGCACCGGCAGCCTCGCCGCCAAGATCGACGGTCTGCTGTTGCGCGATACCGACGCCGGACCGGTGCTCAAGGCCGCCGCCGATCTTTCCGCCGCCGATGCCGCCGCGCTCCTGTCCGAATGGGGGATCGCCGCGCCCGCGCCGCTCGCGGGGCGGGCGTTCGCGCTCGGCGGTCAGCTCCGCCTCGACGCCAACGACGGCGAACTCGACGAGGGACAGCTCCGTCTCGGACCCGCGAGCGCCGCGGCGGGCGCGCACTGGTCCTTCGAGGGATCGCGCCCGCGCGTCGGCCTGCGCCTTGCCGCCCAGAGCTTCGATCTCGACGCCTGGACCGCGCAGCGCGCCGCCGCCGCGCCGGGATTCGCGCTGGTCGCCGCCGCGGCCGCCGCCGAACCCGCGCCGCCGTTCGTGCTGCCGTTGCCGAAGGACGTGGATCTCGCCTTCGACGTGTCCGCCGCCAGCGTGGTGTGGCGCGGACAGGCGGCGCAGTCGGTGGTCGCGGAGGGCGAGGTCAGCCGCGGCGATCTCGTGATCAATCAGGTTTCCGCCGAACTGCCGGGCGCGGCGCAGGTGCGCGCGTTCGGCTTCGTCGGTGGCGGCGCGGCGATGCGCAACCTCGACCTGACGGTGCAGGCGAGCGCGGCCAACCTCCGCGGCGTGCTCGACTGGCTCGGTGCCGACGTGTCCGGCGTGCCCTCCGACCGGTTGCGCCGCGCCGGGCTCGCCGCGCAGATCTCGGGCGGCAAGGACGACCTTCTGCGCGTGCGCGATATCGACCTCGCCCTCGACGCCACCCGCGCCAGGGGCGCGCTCGACCTGCGCTGGGGCACGCGCCCGGCGTTCGGTCTGTCGCTCGCGGTGGACCAGCTCAATCTCGACGCCTATCGCCCCGCGCCGGTCGCCCCGCGCGCGAACGCCTCGCCCGCGGTGGCGGGAGAGATGCCGCCGCCGGCCGCCGATCGGCCGTGGCAGGGCTTCGACGCCAACCTCGATCTTTCGGTCGGGCGTCTCACCGTCGGCGGTCAGCCCTTCGACCGGGTTTCCGCCAAGGGCGCGTGGCAGGGCGGCGTGCTCGACGTCGCCGCGCTCGCCGCCGATCTCGGCGGCGCGGGCCATCTGCGCGGCAGCGGCCGGGTGCGGACCGTGGGCGAGGGCGCGCCGCGCTTCGAGGGCGTGAAGGCGGACGTCACCACGCCGCGCGCCGACCGCCTGCTCGGCCTGTTGCCGTTCGAGGCTCCGGCGTTCACCCGCGACTGGCGGGGGTTGTCGGCGACGCTTGCGGCCGACGGCCCGCTCGCGGACCTCAGGCTCGACGCGGCGGTCCGCCTCGGCGAGGTGTCCGCCAGCCTTGCCGGGCGCTTCGACGGCGTGAAGGGCCGTCCCGCCGCGGATGGCGAACTGCGTCTCGCCGCGCCCACGCTGGGCGCGCTCGTGCACGTCTTCGGCGGCGACCTTCCGGCCGACCTTGCGAAGAAGGGCAAGGTCGCGGCGACCGCGCCGATCGTCGCGCGCGACACCGGCTACGCCGTGCCCGCCGTGTCGATCACTGCGGGCGACGTCGCGATTTCGGGTTCCGCCGAGGTGCGCACCGACGGGCCGCGGCCGTTCGTCGGCGTCCGCCTCGAAGGCAACACCCTGCCGTGGCCGTCGGTCGCTGCACTGCCCGCGGCGACGCGCGTCGCCACCGCGCCGGTTTCCGGATTTTTCCCGGTCGCCGCGCAGCCCGCGGCCAAGACGCCGGCCTGGGCGGTCCTGCGCGACTTCGACGGCGAGCTGACCGCGCGCTTCGACACCGTGCTCGCGCCGAACTTGCGCGCCGACGCGGCGGAGGCGGCGCTCCGGCTCAACCAGGGGATCGTCACTCTCGACCGCGCCGCCGCCCGCCTTCTCGGCGGCGACGTTTCCGGCCGCGGCCGCGCCGACCTCACCGGCGCGACGGCGAAGATCGAGGCGAGTTTCCGGGCCAAGGACGTGACCGTCGCCTCCAACAGTCCGCTGTTCGGCGGCAACGCGCCGATCGCCGGACGGGTCGACCTCGAGGCCGAAGGCGCGGCCACCGGCAACGATCGCGACGCGCTGCTGCGCGCGCTCGACGGCAAGGGCCGACTGTCGGTGACGCAGGGCTCGTTCGCCGGGGCCAATCTCGGCGCGGTCAACGAGCGTCTCAATCGCATCCGCAACCTTCAGGACATTCTCGGTGCGCTCGACGCGGGCAGCCGCGGCCGCACCGCCTTCGACACGCTGACCGGCACCTTCGTGGTGGAGAACGGCGTGCTGCGTTCCGACGATCTCGCGCTCGCCGCCCCGGCTGGCACGGCCAGCGCCAAGGGGCGCGCCGACCTCGCGGCCGAAACCCTCGATGCCGACCTGCGCTTCACCCTCGACAACCTCAGGGACGCGCCTCCCCTCGGCATCCGGCTCGCCGGGGCGTGGGCGGCGCCGCGCGTGGCGTTCGATACCAACGCGTTTCAGCAGCACGTGCTGAAGAAGGGGCTCGGCGACTTCCTGAAGTCGCTCTCGAAGCCGCAATCGGGCGAGCCGCCCGCGCCGAAAGCGATCAAACCCAAGGACGTCCTGCGCGAAATCCTCGCGCCGATTCCGCGGGACTCCGGCGCGGCGCAGTGA
- the atoE gene encoding short chain fatty acid transporter (Evidence 2a : Function of homologous gene experimentally demonstrated in an other organism; Product type t : transporter) — translation MQAITNVTVRIVQKYLPDALILAIGLTFITLFAGITLAGQSPMQMVNYWGKGFSSLFTFAMQMALVLLTGYSLALSPVIKRVLDRITDLPKTPRQALMVTALVSIIGCYFSWAFGLVIGAILAKEMGRKMPGLHFPLVVAAAYGGEIIRGPSSSIPLVVATPGNFMEKTIGHLIPVTETLYSSWNLGLSVAMVFALVMLYATVTVPKKDVVEFRYEEKPKAETTKPLAEMSFSERIEHRRWVNIALAVMPGVYLANNFASFSFNLNLNLVILIFLFLSLLFHRNPAEFLGAIKEAVVSCRGILLQFPLYAGISGMMGASGLVGIISTWFTEIATPMTFPLMTFLSAGLVNIAIPSGGGQWAIQGPIMVKAAQAIGADLPQTVMAFAWGDGWTNQIQPFWALPLLGVAGLSARDIMGYCIVWLVLSGVLIGGTFMLLAA, via the coding sequence ATGCAAGCCATTACCAACGTCACCGTAAGAATCGTGCAGAAGTATCTGCCCGATGCGCTGATTCTCGCCATCGGACTGACGTTCATCACGCTGTTCGCCGGAATCACCCTCGCCGGGCAGTCGCCCATGCAGATGGTGAACTACTGGGGCAAGGGCTTCTCGTCGTTGTTCACCTTCGCCATGCAGATGGCGCTGGTGCTGCTGACCGGCTATTCCCTGGCGCTGTCGCCGGTGATCAAGCGCGTCCTCGACCGCATCACCGATCTGCCGAAAACCCCGCGTCAGGCGCTGATGGTCACCGCCCTGGTCTCGATCATCGGCTGCTATTTCAGTTGGGCCTTCGGATTGGTGATCGGCGCCATTCTCGCCAAGGAGATGGGCCGCAAGATGCCCGGCCTGCACTTTCCCCTGGTGGTGGCGGCGGCCTACGGCGGCGAGATCATCCGCGGCCCGTCGTCGTCGATTCCGTTGGTGGTGGCGACTCCGGGCAACTTCATGGAGAAGACCATCGGTCATCTCATTCCGGTGACCGAAACCCTCTATTCCTCGTGGAACCTCGGCCTCAGCGTCGCGATGGTGTTCGCGCTGGTGATGCTCTACGCCACCGTCACGGTGCCGAAGAAGGACGTCGTCGAGTTCCGTTACGAGGAAAAGCCGAAGGCTGAAACTACGAAGCCGCTGGCGGAGATGTCGTTCTCCGAGCGCATCGAGCACCGGCGCTGGGTCAACATCGCGCTCGCGGTAATGCCGGGCGTCTACCTCGCCAACAACTTCGCGAGCTTCAGCTTCAATCTCAACCTCAACCTCGTGATCCTGATCTTTCTGTTCCTGTCGCTGCTGTTCCACCGCAATCCCGCCGAATTCCTCGGCGCGATCAAGGAGGCGGTGGTCTCCTGCCGCGGCATTCTGCTGCAGTTTCCGCTCTATGCCGGGATCTCGGGAATGATGGGCGCCTCGGGTCTGGTGGGGATCATCTCCACTTGGTTCACCGAGATCGCGACGCCGATGACCTTCCCGCTGATGACGTTCCTCTCCGCCGGTCTGGTCAACATCGCGATTCCCTCGGGCGGCGGCCAGTGGGCGATCCAGGGGCCGATCATGGTCAAGGCGGCGCAGGCGATCGGCGCGGATCTGCCGCAGACGGTGATGGCGTTCGCCTGGGGCGACGGCTGGACCAACCAGATCCAGCCGTTCTGGGCGCTGCCGCTGCTCGGCGTCGCGGGGCTCTCGGCGCGCGACATCATGGGCTACTGCATCGTCTGGCTGGTGCTCTCCGGGGTTTTGATCGGCGGCACCTTCATGTTGCTGGCGGCCTGA
- the tfdFII gene encoding Maleylacetate reductase 2 gives MAKPALASQPDGLRFVHQTWPRRVVFGSGASTETARELAALGAGRVLVIHTPGRAPVAERIARDLGRAWAGSISGARQHVGVAEAAAAAERAKALGADWLLAVGGGAATGLAKAAALDVCLPVAAVPTTYSGSEMTAIWGLTRDGEKVNGRDERVRPRLVVYDPDLLAGFPPAAAAASALNAFAHCAEALYAADASPLVRLVAERGAAALARGLESLAVGEPAEAALLEGAWLGGDALGSAAMGLHHKLCHVLGGMCGLPHAEMHAVLLPYVLAFNAPAASAALARLADAVGAGDAAGCTVWLRAISERLGLPRSLAAIGMPEAAVAPAAAAAARAAYANPRAASAAEIETLLTAALKGDAPADVSAVRGGH, from the coding sequence ATGGCGAAACCTGCGCTCGCATCGCAGCCGGACGGTCTGCGCTTCGTCCATCAGACCTGGCCGCGCCGGGTGGTGTTCGGTTCCGGCGCGTCGACGGAGACGGCGCGCGAGCTCGCAGCGCTCGGCGCGGGGCGGGTGCTGGTGATCCACACTCCCGGCCGCGCGCCGGTCGCCGAGCGCATCGCCCGCGATCTTGGCCGCGCATGGGCGGGATCGATCTCGGGGGCTCGCCAGCATGTCGGCGTCGCCGAAGCCGCGGCGGCGGCGGAACGGGCGAAGGCGCTCGGCGCCGACTGGTTGCTCGCGGTCGGCGGCGGCGCGGCCACCGGCCTCGCCAAGGCGGCGGCCCTCGACGTTTGCCTGCCGGTGGCCGCGGTCCCCACCACCTATTCCGGGTCCGAGATGACCGCGATCTGGGGGCTGACCCGCGACGGCGAGAAGGTCAACGGCCGCGACGAGCGGGTGCGTCCGCGCCTCGTCGTCTACGATCCCGATCTGCTCGCCGGGTTTCCGCCCGCCGCCGCCGCCGCGAGCGCGCTCAACGCGTTCGCCCACTGCGCCGAGGCACTCTACGCCGCCGATGCGTCGCCGCTGGTGCGCCTCGTCGCCGAACGCGGCGCGGCGGCCCTGGCGCGCGGCCTCGAGAGCCTCGCCGTGGGCGAACCCGCCGAGGCGGCGCTGCTGGAAGGCGCGTGGCTCGGCGGCGACGCCCTCGGCTCGGCGGCGATGGGGCTGCATCACAAGCTTTGCCACGTGCTCGGCGGGATGTGCGGTCTGCCCCACGCCGAGATGCACGCGGTGCTGCTGCCTTACGTGCTGGCGTTCAACGCTCCGGCTGCCTCCGCGGCGCTGGCGCGGCTCGCGGACGCCGTCGGCGCAGGCGATGCGGCGGGCTGCACGGTATGGCTGCGGGCGATTTCGGAGCGGCTCGGTCTTCCACGGTCGCTCGCCGCGATCGGCATGCCGGAGGCAGCGGTCGCCCCGGCTGCGGCAGCGGCCGCGCGTGCCGCCTACGCCAATCCCCGCGCGGCGTCCGCGGCGGAGATCGAAACTCTTCTGACCGCCGCGCTGAAAGGCGACGCCCCGGCGGATGTGAGCGCGGTCCGCGGCGGTCATTGA
- the pcaR gene encoding Pca regulon regulatory protein — protein MIEPDSPDFVSSFARGLAVIRSFGAETPRQTLTEVAERTGMTRAAARRFLLTLAALGYAHSDGKHYALAPQILELGYSYLSSLSLTEALQPFLAGVTETLKESSSAAVLDGADVTYVARSAARHRVIAVNLAIGARLPAHATSMGQVLLAHLEPQRLQHFLRTTPLERYTDNTLTDPADLAARLDRVRAQGWALCDGELEIGLRSVAVPVRGRDGRVTLAINVSTQASRASVEALQRDYLSVLQDAAAAFEKTLHL, from the coding sequence ATGATCGAGCCGGACTCGCCCGACTTCGTCTCTTCTTTCGCCCGCGGGCTGGCGGTGATCCGCTCCTTCGGCGCGGAAACGCCGCGGCAGACCCTCACCGAAGTCGCCGAACGCACGGGAATGACCCGCGCCGCCGCGCGGCGCTTCCTGCTCACCCTCGCCGCGCTCGGCTACGCCCACTCGGACGGCAAGCACTACGCGCTCGCGCCGCAGATCCTCGAACTCGGATACTCGTACCTCTCGTCGCTGTCTCTCACCGAGGCCCTGCAACCGTTCCTCGCGGGCGTCACCGAAACCCTCAAGGAGTCCTCCTCGGCGGCGGTGCTCGACGGCGCGGACGTCACCTACGTGGCGCGCTCCGCTGCCCGACACCGGGTGATCGCGGTGAACTTGGCGATCGGCGCCCGACTGCCGGCGCACGCCACCTCGATGGGCCAGGTCCTGCTCGCCCACCTGGAACCGCAGCGCCTGCAACACTTCCTCCGCACCACGCCGCTCGAACGCTATACCGACAACACCCTCACCGATCCCGCCGACCTCGCCGCCCGCCTCGACCGCGTGCGCGCCCAGGGCTGGGCGCTGTGCGACGGCGAGCTGGAGATCGGTCTGCGCTCGGTCGCGGTGCCGGTGCGCGGCCGCGACGGCCGGGTCACGCTCGCCATCAACGTCAGCACTCAGGCTTCGCGAGCCTCGGTGGAGGCGCTGCAGCGCGACTATCTCTCCGTACTCCAGGACGCCGCCGCCGCGTTCGAGAAGACCCTTCATCTCTAG
- the atoA gene encoding acetyl-CoA:acetoacetyl-CoA transferase, beta subunit (Evidence 2a : Function of homologous gene experimentally demonstrated in an other organism; Product type c : carrier), protein MNAEIAALRLSRDRMARRAARDIPDGAYVNLGIGIPELVAAHIPPGREVVYHTENGVMGFGPPPPAGEEDPELINAGKKPITLLPGASFFHHADSFAMIRGGHIDVCILGAMQVAANGDLANWSTGAPDAIPAVGGAMDLVAGAGRIVVITEHVTKDGKPKLVERCSYPLTGRAVVARVFTDLAVVDVTPDGFVLREIAPGLDLETVRRLTAAPLAAAPDLKTIEV, encoded by the coding sequence ATGAACGCCGAAATCGCCGCACTTCGCCTGAGCCGCGACCGGATGGCGCGCCGCGCCGCCCGCGACATTCCCGACGGCGCCTACGTCAACCTCGGGATCGGCATTCCCGAACTGGTGGCCGCCCACATTCCGCCCGGCCGCGAGGTGGTCTACCACACCGAGAACGGCGTGATGGGCTTCGGGCCGCCGCCGCCCGCGGGCGAGGAGGATCCGGAGCTGATCAACGCGGGCAAGAAGCCGATCACCCTCCTGCCCGGGGCGTCGTTCTTCCACCACGCCGACAGCTTCGCGATGATCCGCGGCGGGCACATCGACGTCTGCATCCTCGGCGCGATGCAGGTGGCCGCGAACGGCGATCTCGCCAACTGGTCGACCGGTGCGCCCGACGCGATCCCGGCGGTCGGTGGGGCGATGGATCTGGTCGCGGGCGCGGGGCGGATCGTGGTGATCACCGAACACGTCACCAAGGACGGTAAGCCGAAGCTCGTCGAACGTTGCAGCTATCCGCTCACCGGCCGCGCGGTGGTGGCGCGGGTGTTCACCGATCTCGCGGTCGTCGACGTGACGCCGGACGGTTTCGTGCTGCGCGAAATCGCGCCCGGCCTCGATCTCGAAACGGTGCGGCGGCTGACCGCCGCGCCGCTCGCCGCCGCGCCCGATCTCAAGACCATCGAGGTCTAG
- the atoD gene encoding acetyl-CoA:acetoacetyl-CoA transferase, alpha subunit (Evidence 2a : Function of homologous gene experimentally demonstrated in an other organism; Product type c : carrier) gives MIDKTVGDPAQAVADIGDGATVLIGGFGEAGSPIELIHALIDRRLRDLVVVSNNTGNGRVGLAALIAAGCVRKMVCSYPRSSNSRVFPELYRQGRIELELVPQGTLAERIRAGGAGIPAFFTPSGVGTVLAEGKETREFDGRPYVMERGLRADFALVKAELGDRLGNLTYNKSARNFGPIMCMAARTAIVQVSRIVPPGEIDPEVVVTPGVFVARVVEVPDAAHESVLVAQGVTYP, from the coding sequence ATGATCGACAAGACGGTGGGCGATCCCGCCCAGGCGGTGGCCGATATCGGAGACGGCGCGACCGTCCTGATCGGCGGATTCGGCGAGGCGGGCAGCCCGATCGAGCTGATCCACGCGCTGATCGACAGGCGGCTGCGCGATCTGGTGGTGGTCAGCAACAACACCGGCAACGGCCGCGTCGGTCTCGCCGCGCTGATCGCCGCCGGGTGCGTGCGCAAGATGGTCTGTTCGTACCCGCGGTCGTCGAACTCGCGGGTGTTCCCCGAGCTCTATCGCCAGGGGCGGATCGAACTGGAACTCGTGCCGCAGGGCACCCTGGCGGAGCGGATCCGCGCCGGAGGCGCAGGGATTCCGGCGTTCTTCACCCCCTCCGGGGTCGGCACGGTGCTGGCGGAAGGCAAGGAGACCCGCGAGTTCGACGGCCGTCCGTACGTGATGGAGCGGGGGCTGCGCGCCGACTTCGCGCTGGTCAAGGCGGAGCTCGGCGATCGGCTGGGCAACCTCACCTACAACAAATCCGCCCGCAATTTCGGCCCGATCATGTGCATGGCGGCCCGGACCGCGATCGTCCAGGTGAGCCGCATCGTGCCGCCGGGGGAGATCGACCCGGAGGTGGTGGTGACGCCCGGCGTGTTCGTCGCCCGCGTCGTCGAGGTTCCGGATGCCGCGCACGAATCCGTGCTCGTCGCGCAAGGAGTGACCTATCCATGA
- the paaE gene encoding beta-ketoadipyl CoA thiolase (Evidence 2a : Function of homologous gene experimentally demonstrated in an other organism; PubMedId : 10766858, 12846838, 17259607, 9748275; Product type e : enzyme) — MTDAFICDYVRTPIGRFGGALSAVRADDLAAAPIRALLDRHPDLDWSRLDEVILGCANQAGEDNRNVARMAALLAGLPPEVPGVTVNRLCASGMDAVGAAARAVSSGEIGLAIAGGAESMTRAPLVMAKAEKAFQRAARIEDTTIGWRFVNPRMRELYGVDSMPETGENVADDYRVDRADQDAFALRSQRRAAAARAFFAEEIVPVCVPNGRKGTIEVVADEHPRPETTLDILAGLKPVVRAGGTVTAGNASGVNDGAAALLIASAAAAKAHGLVPRARVLGMATAGVPPRVMGIGPAHSTRKLLARLGLGIRDFDVIELNEAFASQSLATLRELGLADDAPHVNPHGGAIALGHPLGMSGARLVLTAVHALERRGGGRALATMCVGVGQGVSLALEAV, encoded by the coding sequence ATGACCGATGCGTTCATTTGCGATTACGTCCGGACCCCGATCGGCCGCTTCGGCGGCGCCCTTTCGGCGGTTCGCGCCGACGATCTCGCCGCCGCGCCGATCCGCGCGCTGCTCGACCGCCATCCGGATCTCGACTGGTCCCGTCTCGACGAGGTGATCCTCGGCTGCGCCAATCAGGCGGGTGAGGACAACCGCAACGTGGCGCGCATGGCGGCACTGCTGGCGGGGCTTCCGCCCGAAGTCCCCGGCGTTACCGTCAACCGCCTGTGCGCCTCCGGCATGGATGCGGTGGGCGCAGCCGCGCGCGCCGTGTCGAGCGGCGAGATCGGCCTCGCGATCGCGGGCGGCGCGGAATCGATGACCCGCGCGCCGCTGGTGATGGCGAAGGCGGAAAAGGCGTTTCAGCGTGCCGCCCGGATCGAGGACACGACGATCGGCTGGCGCTTCGTCAATCCGCGCATGCGCGAGCTTTACGGCGTCGACAGCATGCCGGAGACCGGCGAGAACGTCGCCGACGACTACCGCGTCGACCGCGCCGACCAGGATGCCTTCGCGCTGCGCAGCCAGCGGCGTGCGGCGGCTGCGAGGGCGTTCTTCGCCGAGGAGATCGTGCCGGTGTGCGTGCCGAACGGCCGCAAAGGCACGATCGAGGTCGTCGCCGACGAGCATCCTCGCCCCGAAACCACGCTCGACATCCTCGCCGGGCTCAAGCCGGTGGTGCGCGCGGGCGGTACCGTCACCGCGGGCAACGCTTCCGGCGTCAACGACGGTGCGGCGGCGCTTCTGATCGCCTCGGCGGCGGCGGCGAAAGCGCACGGTCTCGTGCCGCGCGCTCGGGTGCTGGGGATGGCGACGGCGGGCGTGCCGCCGCGGGTGATGGGCATCGGTCCGGCGCACTCGACCCGCAAGCTGCTCGCCCGGCTCGGGCTCGGGATCCGCGATTTCGACGTGATCGAACTCAACGAGGCGTTCGCGAGCCAGAGTCTCGCGACGCTGCGCGAACTCGGCCTGGCCGACGACGCGCCGCACGTCAACCCGCACGGCGGCGCGATCGCGCTCGGCCATCCGCTTGGGATGTCCGGCGCGCGGCTGGTGCTCACCGCCGTGCATGCGCTCGAACGCCGCGGCGGCGGCCGGGCGCTGGCGACGATGTGCGTGGGGGTCGGGCAGGGCGTGTCGCTGGCCTTGGAAGCGGTGTGA
- a CDS encoding conserved exported hypothetical protein (Evidence 4 : Homologs of previously reported genes of unknown function), with protein sequence MNVRRSITAIGLSAVLAIAVSGCGSSTGDRGLSGAGLGAAGGAVVGAMTGSWVTGAAIGAAAGAAAGVLTDDSQVNLGKPWWK encoded by the coding sequence ATGAACGTCCGTCGTAGCATCACCGCCATCGGCCTCAGCGCCGTACTCGCGATCGCGGTTTCCGGCTGCGGCAGCAGCACCGGCGACCGCGGCCTGTCGGGCGCGGGCCTGGGCGCCGCGGGCGGCGCGGTGGTCGGCGCGATGACCGGAAGCTGGGTCACCGGCGCGGCGATCGGCGCCGCCGCCGGCGCGGCCGCCGGCGTCCTCACCGACGACAGCCAGGTGAACCTCGGCAAGCCGTGGTGGAAGTGA